The genomic window cgacaaaaggtttgtgaggaacacttttttgtcttaatgttgcgtgtgatagtggactgaagacgatattttcctcaaagtttgctcctaacacaacaaggaacacatggacatagtagaataaccattgctacggcatccagctaacttcccatgaataatgtacacgttgccatgacggtggggatcgactttgagtgacgttctaccgactcaacaaacgggatgttagcaaaggcctgatgtgtgcggtgcggccgttttttcgtgtattttttttacttggacacgtctatatccatagcactctcctcaagccaaggatggaacgagtagctgctgtataaaatgtgattagcggtaagatattcaagacgagtcttctctcccgaattaatgtgcacccctgtccgacagcaccgccATTGtgtgtgcggcggacggtagtttcaagttgaaatattatggtatcagcacgaccagagacaaaatctaccatatttatgattagtgcaaagatagtacatgatactgacagaataatagaaaaaaaggatggtttattgttctgctagattgatttcagtcaaccattatcggaaaaatcccgaatttatgttacccaacgttacatctagCTCTGTTTGTTATACCATATACTGTAGCTACATATAAatataaaaactacagtttgttATTTGCTACATCGGACATAAGTCAGCACACTGTACATGACATCAATGACCTTCAGGCACACCCAGGGTCACTACGAGATCCCGGATTTCACTGTGAAGTCTGGAATTCTGCGCGCCGGGTCCATCGAACCCCCAGGGTAGGGAGGGGGGTTGTCTGGAGGACGGGGTTGGCTCTGCAATACAAAATTGGAGAGAAAATATTAGTTATGCAGaaggtaaataatgatgcatgagaaaaatcaaaagtaaCTTTTTCAGTTATTGGCAGGCATTTTGTAAGTGGGAGAAATTTATGATGAAAACTTAATGTCATAGTTTTTCAGCTACTAAAAACTTAGTTGCGCATGGATATAGgaaaacgtttttttgttgttatgtttgAGATAATGCTCAAGGAATTGTGTTACTCTTTAAATATGCTTTCTTGACAATTCAACTTTTTAACAGAAATCATCCATTCAttttactcattcattcatcaatccatcaatccgAGTGCTCTTTACACATACATTTTTCATTCCCCAATTTAGACAAACACTCATTAGTTCATCAATCTATTATTCAACACTTACACTAGTAGGGGTGGCCACAGTGAAGAGTTCGGTGAAGttgggcccccctcccccgatgAAGCCGCTGTCAGTGCTGGTGCTGTACATGCTCTGGTGCGGGAAATGGTCCAGGTTCACTCCCCCGTTTGCCGTTCCGTTGGCCACTCCGTTTGGCTGTGGGCCGCCCTGCTCATAGTCATCAATGATCCCAATCTGTAATGGAAGgagattttatttttttaaattctttgaAATATCTTTATGAACAACAGCCACATAcattatggggggggggggagtgacAGGACAGCAGTAGGTCACCTTTACCTGTTGTCAAACAAACTAGCATGGGCAAATGACGTACAATAATGGGTATACAGTTTAGCAAATTGCAATTTTCGAGACTCAGAAACATATATAATGATTGCAAATGtataaatatttgaattttataGTGACAAAGTACAAAGGATACAAAGATATATCGTCAAAGGAGTGCTCTACCTGTGACGTCCTGACATGGAAGGGAAAGTTTTTGTTGGCTGCCCCAGGTCTGGTCAGGATCTGGAAACACAGATGAACAAGAATTATATTTTTGAACATCCCAAGTTCTCACTAATACAACTAGCTATACTGGTCACTTTTGACAACTGTTTCTCCAGAATTTCCTGATAGCTGAAAAGTTGCTGTCTTTTCATTCTCAGCTGCATTTTGAACgactaagaaaaaaaatcattccatTTCCAGTAAATAGACTAAACAAAGACCAAAAGGGGTTTTAACTATTATGATTATCTTGAAACAAGTTAATTACAAAAATCACTTTTCCACCTTCCTTAACATTATATTGCTACAAGACTGAGTTCTTTGATTTCCCACCACAACTATTTTCCCTAGCCTAGATCTTAAACAACAGACTTACCAGAAAGAATGTATAAGCACAGAAAGCTAGCGACTGCTCCAGGCCATTGACAATCTTCTCCCTCGCCCATTTAGAGATCACAAACGCTGCGATGAGTACCATGATAGGACCGGCCAGGAACCTGCATACAAACATGGGAGAACAAATTACTACAACGTAACCTATGAATCAGACTGTTGTGCCAAAATATTATCTGCCTGGTTTCTAGTTACTACGAAAATCTCATTATCAAATGGGAGGTATGAAATACATGACTGAAATGCAATCCTACCATGGATATAAATAAAGCAGTCAAGACGGAATTATGCTTGAATACTTTTTGTAACACAATTTGAAACATTAGAAGAGGAAAAGCTGCTGAACCAATTAATTTCTAGATAAAAATTGATGTCCATACTCACCACAGTGTGTAGAAGAAGAAATACGGGACGTAGAAGAGCGACTTTTCTGGGTAGTGCTTGAGAGTGAAGAAGATGGCGTAACAGAACCAGAGCCAGCTGAGCAGCTGTAGAGCGATCAGTCCGTAACCCGCAGGACTCTCGTACAAGTACAGCACCAGGCCAGCGTCAAAGAACTAACGAAAAAGACATTAGGTGCAACCATGAAAAATCTATGCATATTTTTACTTATACAATAAGCAGAAATCTCACATTTCAGGTATTACAATAATTCAGTTCCTTCATCTCAAAATGAGAGAGGGCAAAGGCAGTTTAAGTCATGGCAAAATGATCACCAAACAGCAGAGAatgggggagagagaggggtcCAAAATATCTCTCAGCTCTCCAAACTTTGAAAATAGAGTTGCTCTAAACAGTCATATTAATAGAAACATatacaatatgaaaatgatgaGAGAACAGTTACTATTGAACAACATGTATTCAGTAAACAATATAGGGGAAAACGTTATTCCTTCATAGACCTAAGAAGACATGACATACCTCCCTCTCGTAGATAAAAAGGATGGCGAAGGCGAGCGTGTAGAGCGTCATGAACACCGAGATCTTCACAGAACCACCGTGGCTCAAACGACCTCTACAGGGACACGGAATTTAAAGACGTCATGTTATCATATCAAGATTCACAGTGAAGGTAGCTTACGTTTATCTACACCAATCTACTAACTGAAATTCTAAAATAGCTCTCAACTGAAATTTGAACATTTGCTGATGATGCCTTTGATGAGAAAATGTTCAACATCACAGAATTCTGCACATGCCTACTCAAATAAAGTTCAAGGCTAATCTTAAATTTGGAGAAACCCTATGATTCAGAATCTCCAACAACACATGTTTTCATGTCAAACACCtctaccttaaagtttgtatgtTTGGAGAGAACTAGTTGAAGAGAAGTCCTCACCTGGTGACAGTGTAGCCCTTCCCCAGGAGGATCAGCATCAGGAGGAACACTAGTGAGCTCACAGACTGGAAAATCCGACCTGGGAAGTTTGATAAATAGGATTTTGATTGAACatagaaatagaaaacaatCAACTTTTTCTTATACCATGACTTCGTTTTTCAGGGTCTGTTTACACCAGATGTTTACACATCACCAAACATTACAAATTCAGTTCAACTGTGCCAAACTGGCATCAGATGGCATTTTCTTGACAGCTTGTTCCTTTCATCTGTCAgtttcattcatttgttaaTTTGTGTCTCAGTAtactttttttcaactttgGAAAGAAAGTCATTGTATAGTCTTGCTTACATTTGTAAAACTTTTTGAGTGTATATGTTGTAGTTGACCAAATACCACAtgcaaatttcacaaaaacCTCACAGATACTCCTACTGTTACTCCTACTGTTGTTCTTGGTCTGCAATCTTGTTATCTAATAAGTAAACATTCCTCACCTAAGAGCTGTGCTGCAGGCAGACCCACACCATCATTCCCATACTGTCCATAGTGCAGGCACAGCAAGAACAGACTGaaaactaaacaaaaacaaaacaacaattgGTTATGAAACACCAGACCAACACGTAGGTAAACCtgtaaaacaaagaaacttTATTGCCTGTGATGTGCCTTACAAGTTGCAAAGATAAGTGTATCATAGAAGATGCTGTAATGCCACATTAATCGTTCTGAAGAAGATGCATACTACGATTGCTAACAGCATTCTTCGTCTTGTGAATCATGATATTCAAGACTCTTCCAATATGAAAATTAAGAAAGGCGAAGTTAGACACATcattttatttcaaccacatgTTTGTGACCAATCCTAACAGAACATTTTAGAAAGAAGTTCATACCCAGCCACCCCAGTTAATGGGTATGTGGAAAGAATGAAATCAGCTTATTCAAAATTTACAATGTCTTTTCAACATTTGAAGTACAGTTAGGGCAACCTTACCATGAAACCCAACGGCagccatgtacattttgtaggatGTATGGAACAGTTGTCGGGACCGGAGAATAGCTGTAAGAGCATGAAAACAAGGGTTTAATACATCATGATACAGCCAAGACAAGAGTTCCTGTTCAACCAGAACAGTATTGCCAAAACAAGCTTATAAGTTCAAGCTTCACAATGATGTTATACTTGTTAGTGTCAGATGATTTCACACATTTCAGCATGTCCAACATTGAAAAAGACATATAAGACCCAAATGTGCCAACAGTGtgtttgacaaagactggtacttACTTGCTACCCAGACAGACAAGGCCAGGATACCAGCAAACAGAACCAGGAACGTGATGTCTGTCTCTAGGATATCTGAGGGGAAGCAATACAACAAGCTTACAAGTTGTTACAACAACTACAGTCTAAAAATGTATGTCTTCTTGTTTATCATACATTCAATAACAAAGTAGTAACACAAATTGTTTACAAgaaaacagtcaaacatgtgAAAACTTTGACTTCTATTCTGAGGTAAAACTTAATTCACAAAGTCAGACAGTTCAAATTCTGGTTTAACAAGTGACTCATGGAGGTTAAATTATGAACCtcacatctccaagcagatctatcgttggcaaggcagtatcaaaagggcaaaAGTAGTACCCAAAGCCAccactgcttttgcccttttgtaACTGACTTGCCACTAACAGATGTGCTTGGAGATTCGTAGTTTACAACTTCAGTAAACAACTAGGGATGGACTACTCACGAAACTCATCAGCAGAGAAATGTTTGGTCCAGTAGCCGTTGCCATTTGTCAGCGTCATCTCATACTGGATGTTAAGGCCCTgtagtgtaacaaacaaacatgcatgtaaatCAGCTGTAGATTATACAATGGGAAAAAGGACTAATGGAGTTCCAAATGCTCACACAAGTGTTCTTGAAGTGCAGTTTTAAAAGTCCATTGCATTTAACCTCCTCACATACTGGTCTATGGAAGTAAGTCATGATACAATGTAGTTCATTACTACAAACATAACACAGAACTGTAAGCATGAAGTAAAGAAAATAGCACAGAGAATATCCTACTTTTAAATCTTTCAAAGGACATGGGACAAGGTGCTGTAATGCCATTCTGGAGCTGCCTGTACATGGCATGTCAGCAATTTGACACTGAACATTGCATGGAGTttgtaaaaaaagtgcccaTCTTCCAACAAAAggcttgaacttgaagtgtttTAAACATCTCCATGCTGAGGGCATGTCATTGCAACAAAGTTTTTCATTGGATCAGAACAGAAGTTGACAGGTACAAATGTAGGACAGGTTAGAAGTGGTCACAATCATCGTACGATTTTGTCATTATAGTATTTTCGATGCTGTGACAGAACAATCTTTACTGTCAAACGACATCTTTACTGTTAAACTTCGTACAACACATCCACAAATGTGCTAAGAATGTCGCTGACTcatcgtacgacgaatgtgacaaGGTCCTGAGGAGGAGAAGCACTAGGGCTAAGGAGGTGTTGATAGGGACACACTTACATGGAAGCCCTCACAGTTGGACACTGCAATATACCACCATCGTTCCCTAACCGACTGAAAGGAGCGACCTCCTCCACACGTCATTGTGTTCAAGCCATCATCGGAGACCACTGGCTCGCAGCCAGACCACACGTATCGCGTGGTTAGGTTTAGCACTTGGTTGTTATTTACATTAAGCACACCCTCTTTCGAAGAGCAATTCTGAAAAACAAACGGGGTATTTTCACAATGTATGAAAGTGACGGCCCAAACTTACGTTTTTGCTATCGCAGCTGCTAATAGCGATGTACCACCAGCGCTCGCGGGCCGAACGGAAACTACGCCCGCCCCCACAGGACATGGTTTCTCCGTCATCGCCAAGCTCACAGCCGCTCCACCTATAACTAGTGGTCAGGTTGATGACCTGGTTCTGGTCTACGTTAACTACTGCCTCCTTTTCAAAGCAAGTCTGCAAAGAAACGGTGTACAACACAGACGGCAGTGTTAGGGTCAGCAAAGATGAACCTCGTAGGATAGTCAATTTTCCAGCACATTACATTTCGTAATCATCTCAAATACTGGGTCAAAAGCAAATGAAACATTTTGTCTACAAATTGCATAAAGTGTGGAATTTGGGATAGAATATGACAGCAGATGAGAGGCAGTCTTATGAATAGCAACAGGTTGTATCGTCATTCATAAGTGTAACCCTCTAAGTTTCAGGAATAGCCCTTCCACTGCATGGAAGGGGTAAAACACAATTTGGAAAAGTAACTTTTCATGACTTTCATACAGTGTTAAGGGACAATTTAGACCAGACCAGATGTATAATAATCTTTCAGAATAAACCAGAATACTGCAGCTGAATCGACTAGAATTCTATAAAGTCCATCTTGGAGTTAGGTGCATCAGCAAACAAGCAAAGCACACATGTTGTGTATCATCAAGTTGccattacatttgtatttgcagaaaagATAGAAAAGCAGAACACTGAAGAACTAGTACAAGTTAGTGAACTTAAGCAAAACAATATTGAGCATTTTATAAATGTACATTAGTGCCCAATGATAATGGGTTAAGGGCGTAGTGTGCTTCTTGTTAGGTGTGCCCTTCTGCAGtgttctgtttgtgtgtgtgttatatataaattatatctatactatactgtttccctacatttgtacacattcGAGGTTCAAAGGAAACTGTTTCACATCATTCTAACAAGCAAGGGGCCAGGTTTCCAAAGTAAACACTTCATTCCAAATTCTATTTCACGTTTTGCCATATCAAACAAAGAGAAAGGTACACATGTTCCCAGTAATTTCTTTAGTCTTCTCCGTATCTACAATTTAAATGTGACCTTTTTTATCTTTTCTTCACCGTCTGGTTAGCCTAAACGTTTGCACACATGCCTATAAGAAGGCTTGAATCTACCATTTATCCCATACAAATGTTGACCCGAGGAGGCAAACCTACACAACTGGTTCAGCACAAAGCAAACATGGCAACGTCAGGTTTTGTTCCACTGATCCACGCAGGAGGTAAAGTCTGCCGGGTGAATAAGGGATTACGGTCGCTACCTCCCCAGCGGAGCAGACGTAACAGTCAATACAAATTTGTTAGAGAACAAAGAATGTTCAGATTGCTATGTTTTACTGGGTGCCACCTGTTTCTGGAATCAAATAAGCTTGAAC from Branchiostoma lanceolatum isolate klBraLanc5 chromosome 4, klBraLanc5.hap2, whole genome shotgun sequence includes these protein-coding regions:
- the LOC136433092 gene encoding transmembrane protein 145-like isoform X1, with the translated sequence MAERSKRKEAVAQDREKKHFITTTRFTTMERLLSVLFVLLIHVSHSQGKYISGHLVTAEQWAFLGRFCFLSELGRLKFQFTYSPQEVCGNTVGCQNILLYYDEDDQWPAVYPHPEKNCSSKEGVLNVNNNQVLNLTTRYVWSGCEPVVSDDGLNTMTCGGGRSFQSVRERWWYIAVSNCEGFHGLNIQYEMTLTNGNGYWTKHFSADEFHILETDITFLVLFAGILALSVWVATILRSRQLFHTSYKMYMAAVGFHVFSLFLLCLHYGQYGNDGVGLPAAQLLGRIFQSVSSLVFLLMLILLGKGYTVTRGRLSHGGSVKISVFMTLYTLAFAILFIYEREFFDAGLVLYLYESPAGYGLIALQLLSWLWFCYAIFFTLKHYPEKSLFYVPYFFFYTLWFLAGPIMVLIAAFVISKWAREKIVNGLEQSLAFCAYTFFLILTRPGAANKNFPFHVRTSQIGIIDDYEQGGPQPNGVANGTANGGVNLDHFPHQSMYSTSTDSGFIGGGGPNFTELFTVATPTSSQPRPPDNPPPYPGGSMDPARRIPDFTVKSGIS
- the LOC136433092 gene encoding transmembrane protein 145-like isoform X2, with translation MAERSKRKEAVAQDREKKHFITTTRFTTMERLLSVLFVLLIHVSHSQGKYISGHLVTAEQWAFLGRFCFLSELGRLKFQFTYSPQEVCGNTVGCQNILLYYDEDDQWPAVYPHPEKTCFEKEAVVNVDQNQVINLTTSYRWSGCELGDDGETMSCGGGRSFRSARERWWYIAISSCDSKNGLNIQYEMTLTNGNGYWTKHFSADEFHILETDITFLVLFAGILALSVWVATILRSRQLFHTSYKMYMAAVGFHVFSLFLLCLHYGQYGNDGVGLPAAQLLGRIFQSVSSLVFLLMLILLGKGYTVTRGRLSHGGSVKISVFMTLYTLAFAILFIYEREFFDAGLVLYLYESPAGYGLIALQLLSWLWFCYAIFFTLKHYPEKSLFYVPYFFFYTLWFLAGPIMVLIAAFVISKWAREKIVNGLEQSLAFCAYTFFLILTRPGAANKNFPFHVRTSQIGIIDDYEQGGPQPNGVANGTANGGVNLDHFPHQSMYSTSTDSGFIGGGGPNFTELFTVATPTSSQPRPPDNPPPYPGGSMDPARRIPDFTVKSGIS